A portion of the Hoylesella buccalis ATCC 35310 genome contains these proteins:
- a CDS encoding peptidylprolyl isomerase: MAALGKIRKRGLILISIIGLGLFAFIAEEGFRSCEASRNDRRQQIGEVLGEKVSVQDFQKLIDEYSEVIKMQQGVNNLNEMQLNQVKDMVWQTYIQTKVVENEANKLGLTVTDAELQNILNEGTNPMLMQTPFVNQQTGRFDANSLKKFLADYKTQQTANPQLAEQYQALYKYWTFIEKTLRQQLLAQKYQSLLASCILSNPVEAKMAYKETNEESQIELATFPYSSIEDSKVKISDADLKAKYEEVKGRFKQYVESRDIKYVTVQVAPSANDRAALQKSFTKYTADLAAAADPANAVRKSTSLVNYLGLPVAKTAYASDIADRLDSMAVGQTFGPFESQMDNTLNVIKLVSKQLLPDSVQYRQIQVMGATADEAQKRADSIYTALNGGADFELLAIKYGQTGEKTWLTTAQYQQAPSMDADTKTYINTLNNLGVSETRNMKLGQGNIIIQVVDRRAMINKYTAAVIKKTIDFSKETYSTAYNKFSSFVSANQTPDKIAKNAKGCGYTVQEAKDITTSTHTLVGINDTRDALKWLFEAKEGEISPMYECGNNDQLLLVVLDKIHPKGYRPYDDPQVKEMLKAEVMRDKKAEQLMAKAKDVKSVSAAKAKGATVAPVNQVTFSAPVFVMSTGASEPALSGAVAATAKGQFSAKPVKGNAGVYVFQVTNRTTRPGKFEAKAEEDKARQKALQFAGNFMNELVIKAGVVDDRYLFF; encoded by the coding sequence ATGGCAGCATTAGGAAAAATTAGAAAAAGAGGCCTGATCTTGATTAGTATTATCGGTTTGGGTCTTTTTGCGTTTATTGCTGAAGAGGGATTTCGTTCATGCGAAGCATCACGAAACGACCGACGCCAGCAGATAGGCGAAGTGTTAGGTGAGAAAGTCAGCGTGCAAGACTTTCAAAAACTCATTGATGAGTATTCGGAAGTCATCAAGATGCAACAAGGTGTGAATAACCTCAATGAGATGCAGTTGAACCAAGTGAAAGACATGGTTTGGCAAACTTACATTCAGACCAAGGTGGTAGAGAATGAAGCCAACAAGCTGGGACTGACCGTAACAGATGCCGAATTGCAGAATATCTTGAATGAAGGAACTAACCCCATGTTGATGCAAACACCGTTTGTGAATCAACAAACGGGTCGTTTTGATGCGAATTCGCTGAAGAAGTTCCTCGCTGATTATAAGACACAGCAAACCGCTAACCCACAACTTGCTGAGCAGTATCAAGCATTGTACAAGTATTGGACGTTCATAGAGAAGACACTTCGCCAACAATTGCTGGCACAAAAATATCAAAGTCTTCTTGCCAGTTGCATCCTCTCTAATCCCGTTGAGGCCAAAATGGCATACAAAGAGACCAACGAGGAGAGCCAGATTGAGCTGGCTACGTTCCCTTATTCAAGTATTGAAGATAGCAAGGTGAAAATCTCTGACGCTGACTTGAAGGCGAAGTACGAAGAAGTGAAGGGCCGTTTCAAGCAGTATGTAGAGAGTCGTGACATCAAGTATGTGACGGTACAGGTAGCACCTTCGGCAAACGACCGTGCGGCTTTGCAGAAGTCATTCACGAAATATACAGCCGACTTGGCTGCAGCAGCCGACCCTGCAAACGCTGTTCGCAAGAGTACGTCATTGGTGAACTATCTGGGTTTGCCTGTCGCCAAGACTGCTTATGCGTCCGACATCGCCGACAGACTTGACTCCATGGCAGTTGGACAGACCTTTGGGCCGTTCGAAAGTCAGATGGATAACACGCTGAATGTTATCAAATTGGTTTCTAAACAATTGTTGCCCGACTCGGTGCAGTATCGCCAAATTCAGGTAATGGGTGCGACAGCTGACGAAGCTCAGAAGCGTGCTGACTCCATTTACACTGCATTGAACGGTGGTGCCGACTTCGAGTTGCTGGCCATAAAATATGGACAAACGGGCGAAAAGACCTGGTTGACGACCGCACAATATCAGCAAGCTCCGTCTATGGACGCTGATACAAAGACGTATATCAATACACTCAATAATCTTGGCGTCAGCGAAACGAGAAACATGAAGCTGGGCCAAGGCAATATCATCATACAGGTTGTTGACCGCAGGGCGATGATTAACAAATATACGGCTGCCGTCATTAAGAAGACCATCGATTTCTCTAAGGAGACTTATTCAACCGCCTATAACAAGTTCAGCTCATTTGTCAGTGCCAACCAGACACCGGATAAAATTGCTAAGAATGCAAAAGGCTGTGGTTACACGGTGCAGGAAGCAAAGGATATCACCACTTCTACACATACATTGGTGGGCATCAACGACACTCGTGACGCTCTGAAATGGTTGTTCGAGGCGAAAGAAGGTGAAATATCTCCAATGTACGAGTGCGGTAACAACGACCAGTTGTTGCTCGTGGTGCTTGACAAGATTCATCCAAAGGGCTATCGTCCTTACGATGATCCACAAGTGAAGGAGATGTTGAAGGCCGAGGTAATGCGTGACAAGAAGGCCGAACAACTTATGGCTAAGGCCAAGGACGTGAAGTCAGTGTCTGCTGCTAAGGCGAAGGGAGCTACCGTTGCTCCTGTCAATCAGGTAACCTTCTCGGCGCCGGTGTTTGTGATGAGTACAGGTGCCAGTGAGCCTGCATTGAGTGGTGCGGTTGCTGCTACGGCAAAAGGACAGTTCTCTGCCAAGCCTGTTAAGGGCAATGCAGGTGTCTATGTCTTCCAAGTAACCAACCGGACTACCCGTCCTGGTAAGTTTGAAGCAAAGGCAGAAGAAGATAAAGCTAGGCAGAAGGCATTGCAGTTTGCAGGCAACTTCATGAACGAATTGGTGATAAAGGCCGGCGTAGTTGATGATCGCTACTTGTTCTTCTAA
- a CDS encoding hemolysin family protein — protein MNEQVDLTLIIGILITMILSAFFSGMEIAFVSSNRMLAQLDKEKMGISKRFLSLFFNNPNSFVSTMLVGNNIVLVVYGILIARLFDQTIFAGMDAAFTVPADTVLSTLIILFTGEFLPKTLFQNNPNRLMRVFAFPAYLFYVILWPISRFATFLSGLILRLFRVRIPKDAISGGFSKVDLDYLIQSSIDNARSNEEIENEVKIFHNALDFPDTKVRDCMVPRTEINSVDINTCTLDELRQKFIESGNSKIIVYTEDIDHIKGYIHSSELFKNPSSWKDGIRSMPFVPETMPAQKLMQILLQQKKSLGVVVDEFGGTSGIVSLEDIVEEIFGEIEDEHDSLKYVAKQTNEDEYLLSARLEIDKVNEMFSLDLPESEEYMTLGGLILNAYRSFPKLNEIVKIGKFEFKIIKIATAKIELVQLKVLPE, from the coding sequence ATGAATGAACAAGTTGATTTAACGCTGATTATCGGCATTCTCATCACGATGATACTCTCTGCTTTCTTTTCAGGAATGGAGATAGCTTTCGTGTCCAGCAACCGTATGCTTGCACAGCTGGACAAGGAGAAAATGGGAATTTCGAAGCGCTTCTTGTCTCTTTTCTTCAACAACCCCAACAGCTTTGTCAGCACTATGCTGGTGGGAAACAACATTGTGCTGGTGGTATATGGGATCTTAATTGCGCGTCTCTTTGATCAAACAATCTTTGCAGGGATGGATGCCGCATTCACCGTGCCGGCAGATACGGTGCTGTCGACGCTGATTATCTTGTTTACGGGCGAGTTTTTGCCGAAGACACTGTTCCAAAACAACCCCAACCGACTGATGCGAGTGTTCGCCTTTCCAGCCTATTTGTTTTACGTCATCCTATGGCCCATCAGCCGTTTCGCAACCTTTTTATCTGGGCTGATTCTTCGGCTGTTCAGGGTTCGCATTCCGAAAGACGCCATCTCGGGTGGATTTTCCAAGGTTGATTTGGATTATCTGATTCAATCAAGCATAGATAACGCGCGAAGTAATGAGGAAATAGAGAATGAGGTGAAAATCTTTCACAACGCACTTGATTTCCCTGATACGAAGGTGCGCGACTGCATGGTGCCGCGAACTGAGATTAATTCGGTAGACATCAATACGTGCACACTCGATGAATTGAGACAGAAATTCATTGAGAGTGGTAATTCAAAAATCATTGTTTACACGGAGGATATCGATCACATCAAAGGCTATATCCACAGTTCAGAACTGTTTAAGAATCCATCTTCATGGAAAGATGGTATCCGTTCCATGCCTTTTGTGCCTGAAACCATGCCCGCACAGAAGCTCATGCAAATACTGTTACAGCAGAAAAAAAGCCTGGGAGTGGTGGTAGATGAGTTCGGAGGGACTAGCGGTATCGTTTCTTTGGAGGACATTGTGGAGGAAATATTCGGTGAGATAGAGGACGAACACGACAGCCTAAAATATGTCGCCAAGCAGACTAACGAGGATGAATACCTGTTGTCGGCTCGGCTGGAGATAGACAAAGTGAACGAAATGTTCAGCCTAGATTTGCCCGAAAGTGAGGAGTACATGACGCTTGGTGGGTTGATATTGAATGCCTATCGTAGCTTCCCGAAGTTGAATGAGATTGTCAAAATAGGAAAATTCGAGTTCAAGATTATCAAGATTGCAACCGCTAAAATAGAGCTGGTTCAGCTGAAAGTTCTGCCCGAATGA
- the lptC gene encoding LPS export ABC transporter periplasmic protein LptC yields MVKKSVIPILLLLHILFFISCEKQREHIAPAIHERDSVPMMTTYGVNQLISDSGVIKYKIVTERWEIYQNETSQKSVFIKGAFLEQFDESFHVQSYIQCDTAYYYTDKQLWELRGRVKILTKDGLDFTSEELFLDRRAHELYSRKYSKLVTPKRTLQGSYFRSDERMTRYLVTNSRGSFEKSDFTGESDTTTVAVDSLNTFSRPQASPRPKMPTTP; encoded by the coding sequence ATGGTCAAGAAGTCTGTCATACCTATCTTATTATTGTTGCACATTTTGTTTTTCATTTCGTGCGAAAAACAGAGGGAACATATTGCGCCTGCCATTCATGAACGCGACTCGGTGCCTATGATGACTACCTATGGGGTGAACCAGTTGATATCCGACTCGGGCGTCATCAAGTATAAAATAGTGACAGAACGATGGGAAATCTACCAAAATGAAACCTCTCAAAAGTCGGTTTTCATCAAGGGAGCTTTCTTAGAACAGTTTGATGAGAGCTTCCATGTGCAGTCCTACATACAATGCGATACGGCCTACTATTACACCGACAAGCAGCTTTGGGAACTGCGGGGACGGGTGAAGATATTGACCAAAGACGGACTGGACTTTACCAGTGAGGAGTTGTTTCTGGATCGGCGTGCACACGAGTTGTATTCGCGTAAGTACTCAAAACTTGTCACTCCCAAGCGAACGCTGCAAGGAAGTTATTTCCGAAGTGATGAGCGGATGACCAGATACCTGGTGACCAACAGTAGGGGTTCGTTTGAAAAATCCGACTTTACGGGCGAGTCTGACACCACTACCGTGGCAGTAGATAGCCTCAATACTTTCAGTCGTCCGCAAGCATCACCACGACCTAAGATGCCAACGACCCCTTGA
- a CDS encoding DUF4105 domain-containing protein: MGNISYFCIVKRFTTHLKYLLVLVAFLLTTQQTNAQVDSVLLKSMDSVKISLLTCGPGDQIYSYYGHTAIHYNDVGRQQDIVVNYGMFSFQKSYFILRFVFGLTDYEMGIQDINDFIASYARRGSWVKEQQLNLTREEKWAITQAIDVNYRPENRVYRYNYFYDNCTTRARDMIVNHINGNVLYAENKNVTTSYRQMIHQWNEQYRWARFGNDLLLGVKADAKTDNAQQQFLPDSLREDFAHALVIDRQGQRRNLVESTSYLIQPIEKPVEKAAVTPVVCAILWLILTLITCLVEWKTRRILWVYDLLVMLVTGTAGLILLAMVFSQHPTVQLNFQILLLCPLNLFYLFPTIKALRMCRIHSYIKLYSLLLVANLMLAFFQTYAEGMVIVALSLLLRYGWLMIHTYKKPVK, encoded by the coding sequence GTGGGAAATATAAGTTATTTTTGCATCGTGAAACGTTTTACCACGCATTTAAAGTATTTACTGGTATTGGTTGCATTCCTTTTGACCACGCAGCAAACCAATGCGCAAGTAGACAGCGTCCTGCTCAAAAGTATGGACTCGGTTAAGATTAGCTTGCTCACTTGTGGCCCCGGCGACCAAATCTATTCGTATTACGGGCACACTGCCATTCACTACAACGACGTAGGCCGACAGCAAGACATCGTCGTAAACTATGGCATGTTTTCCTTCCAGAAAAGCTACTTCATCTTACGTTTTGTGTTCGGGCTCACCGACTATGAAATGGGCATTCAAGACATCAATGACTTCATTGCCTCATACGCTCGCAGAGGTAGTTGGGTGAAAGAACAACAGCTCAACCTCACCAGAGAAGAAAAATGGGCCATCACACAAGCCATTGACGTGAACTACCGGCCCGAGAACCGCGTGTATCGATACAACTATTTTTACGACAATTGCACCACCCGGGCCCGCGACATGATTGTCAACCACATCAACGGCAACGTGCTGTATGCAGAGAACAAGAACGTCACCACCTCGTACCGCCAAATGATTCATCAGTGGAACGAGCAATATCGATGGGCCCGTTTTGGCAACGACCTGTTGCTTGGGGTCAAGGCCGACGCTAAGACAGACAACGCACAACAGCAGTTTTTACCCGACAGTCTGCGGGAAGATTTCGCCCATGCCCTTGTGATTGACCGCCAAGGACAGCGAAGAAACCTCGTAGAAAGCACGTCGTACCTCATTCAACCCATCGAGAAACCTGTGGAAAAAGCTGCCGTCACGCCAGTTGTTTGTGCCATATTGTGGCTCATCCTGACGCTCATTACGTGCTTGGTCGAATGGAAGACACGGCGCATTCTTTGGGTTTACGACCTCCTTGTCATGCTTGTCACAGGCACGGCCGGCCTCATTTTGCTGGCCATGGTTTTCTCGCAACACCCCACGGTACAACTGAATTTCCAAATTCTGCTGCTCTGTCCGCTCAACCTTTTCTACCTCTTCCCCACTATCAAAGCCTTGCGCATGTGTAGAATTCATTCCTACATCAAGCTGTACAGCCTGCTGCTGGTGGCCAACCTCATGTTGGCGTTCTTCCAAACCTATGCTGAAGGCATGGTCATTGTGGCACTGTCTTTACTTTTAAGGTATGGATGGTTGATGATTCACACCTACAAAAAACCAGTAAAATGA
- a CDS encoding alkaline phosphatase family protein, with protein sequence MNKCLSAMIVATLTGTTVQAQTLQAAPRLVVNITIDQLRNDYIEHYSPLYSQDGFKKLLQKGSVYEAASYPFTPVDRASAIATIVTGTTPYYHNIISTQWLDRKTLRPVFCVDDTQHKSSPQRMSTSTIGDELKVSSGGSAIVYGLAANREAAVLSAGHAADGAIWINDKTGSWTTSSYYSDKARKWINAYSSTRPRPGKEKTQLNDAVCNASVSCVVNNAMGKDEITDFLSVTLSAAGSNTDAWRTDLEAVYRGLDKTLASLITRIEQAVGANRVLFVLTSTGYTEDPKVDYAKYRIPTGTFYINRTANLLNMYLGAIYGQARYVETCYRNQIYLNRKLIEDRLLSYEDVISRSKDFLIQIAGIRNATESPYNPAVSGDLLIEVAPGWQLYNEDNQDHYTARATFVPFPIILYGAGIKPQRINLPVTVDRIAPTIAKSIQIRAPNACKSAPLQ encoded by the coding sequence ATGAATAAGTGTCTCTCCGCGATGATTGTCGCAACCCTCACGGGAACCACTGTTCAGGCGCAAACCTTACAAGCTGCGCCGCGATTGGTGGTGAACATCACCATCGACCAGTTGCGCAACGATTATATAGAACATTATTCGCCACTTTATTCCCAAGACGGTTTCAAGAAACTATTGCAGAAAGGCAGCGTGTACGAAGCTGCCAGTTACCCGTTCACGCCTGTCGATCGGGCTTCTGCCATAGCCACCATCGTCACCGGAACAACCCCCTATTACCATAATATCATCAGCACGCAGTGGCTCGACCGAAAGACGTTGCGCCCGGTTTTCTGTGTTGATGACACCCAACATAAGTCCTCACCGCAACGCATGTCCACGTCCACCATTGGTGACGAACTGAAAGTTTCGAGCGGTGGTTCGGCCATCGTTTACGGTCTGGCGGCCAACAGAGAGGCTGCCGTACTGTCAGCAGGACATGCAGCAGATGGCGCCATCTGGATAAACGATAAGACGGGCAGCTGGACAACGTCAAGTTATTACAGCGACAAAGCCCGCAAATGGATCAACGCCTATAGCAGTACCAGGCCCCGACCCGGCAAAGAGAAGACGCAACTGAACGACGCTGTGTGCAACGCCTCTGTGAGCTGCGTGGTCAACAATGCCATGGGCAAGGACGAAATTACCGACTTTTTGTCAGTCACCCTGTCGGCGGCAGGCAGCAATACCGATGCATGGCGAACGGATTTAGAGGCCGTTTACCGCGGATTGGACAAGACCCTGGCGTCGCTCATCACCCGCATCGAACAGGCGGTAGGTGCCAATCGGGTGCTCTTCGTGCTCACCAGCACGGGATACACCGAAGACCCAAAGGTTGACTACGCCAAATACCGCATCCCAACCGGGACGTTCTACATCAACCGAACGGCCAACCTGCTGAACATGTACCTTGGGGCCATCTACGGACAAGCCCGCTATGTGGAGACATGCTACCGCAACCAGATATATTTGAACCGCAAGCTCATTGAAGACAGGCTGCTCTCTTACGAGGATGTTATTTCGCGTTCGAAAGATTTCCTCATTCAGATTGCGGGCATTCGCAATGCCACCGAGAGTCCTTACAACCCCGCTGTCAGTGGTGATTTGCTCATAGAGGTTGCGCCAGGATGGCAGTTGTACAACGAAGACAATCAAGATCATTATACAGCACGCGCGACGTTCGTACCCTTCCCCATCATTCTTTACGGGGCAGGCATCAAACCACAGCGCATCAACTTGCCTGTGACGGTTGACCGCATTGCGCCAACCATCGCCAAATCCATTCAGATTAGGGCACCCAACGCCTGCAAGTCGGCACCGCTTCAGTAA